From a region of the Alphaproteobacteria bacterium genome:
- the mdh gene encoding malate dehydrogenase, with the protein MARKKIALVGAGNIGGTLAHLIGLKELGDVVMFDIAEGVPQGKALDIAQSTPIEGCNAAYSGTNDYADLKGADVVIVTAGVPRKPGMSRDDLVGINLKVMQSVGAGIKANCPNAFIVCITNPLDVMVWALREASGVPAHMIVGMAGVLDSARFRLFLAREFNVSVEDVTAFVLGGHGDTMVPLARYSTIAGIPLPDLVKMGWTTQEKLDAMIQRTRDGGAEIVNLLKTGSAFYAPAAAGVEMAECFLKDKKRVLPCAALVKKGMYKQPDDIFVGVPVVIGAKGVERVVEIELDAEEQAGFDKSANAVRALIATAKGLMG; encoded by the coding sequence ATGGCACGCAAAAAGATCGCACTGGTCGGCGCCGGCAATATCGGCGGCACATTGGCTCACCTGATCGGCCTTAAGGAACTGGGCGACGTCGTGATGTTCGACATCGCCGAAGGCGTTCCCCAGGGCAAGGCGCTGGACATCGCCCAGTCGACGCCCATCGAAGGCTGCAACGCCGCCTATAGCGGCACCAACGACTATGCCGATTTGAAGGGCGCCGACGTGGTGATCGTCACCGCTGGCGTGCCGCGCAAACCCGGCATGAGCCGCGACGATCTGGTCGGCATCAATCTGAAAGTGATGCAATCGGTGGGCGCTGGCATCAAGGCCAATTGCCCCAACGCCTTCATCGTCTGCATCACCAACCCGCTGGACGTCATGGTCTGGGCGCTTAGAGAAGCCTCGGGCGTGCCCGCCCACATGATCGTCGGCATGGCTGGCGTGCTTGATTCGGCGCGTTTCCGCCTGTTCCTGGCCCGCGAATTCAACGTCTCGGTGGAAGACGTGACGGCTTTCGTGCTGGGCGGTCACGGCGACACTATGGTGCCGCTGGCCCGCTATTCGACCATTGCCGGCATCCCGCTGCCCGATCTGGTGAAGATGGGCTGGACGACGCAGGAAAAGCTGGACGCCATGATCCAGCGCACCCGCGACGGCGGCGCCGAGATCGTCAATCTTCTGAAGACCGGTTCGGCCTTTTATGCGCCCGCCGCGGCAGGCGTCGAGATGGCGGAATGTTTCTTGAAGGACAAGAAGCGCGTGCTGCCTTGCGCCGCCCTGGTCAAGAAGGGCATGTACAAGCAGCCAGACGACATCTTCGTGGGCGTGCCGGTGGTGATCGGCGCCAAGGGCGTCGAGCGCGTCGTCGAGATCGAACTGGATGCCGAAGAGCAGGCCGGTTTCGACAAGTCGGCCAATGCGGTGCGGGCGCTGATCGCCACCGCCAAGGGGCTGATGGGATAA
- a CDS encoding ABC transporter substrate-binding protein, with protein sequence MLTYFRYSLRHVKRISRPAIILLAAHAFFCPQAGQAAEILKLGFVTSLSGGTANRGQDFADGFKLGLKGLGGRLGGVETDLILIDDQGQPEAAVKAVGRMIEREHVHLISGPASPETVLAVAAAVKTDGGPLFVSPAFGPVSLAGADCRLGFFSLVPSDDVFAETLARALASESPGGAVAALIPANVLRAARQAETMRALLPDLELLETAAGELVFDKSFQAIKASQPRSVAVLLGGGVGIGFLRQMHAKSLKGGKTVYVDWPLMEPAHLQALGEAAIGLRTIAPWADDAENPISHKFATDFEDEYRTPPSSFAALGYDLALLLDQAVKNMGGRVAERSQFAKALANSQVQGARGPVRFANNHFALTPLHLREGMRDAKGRLLAGRKSAVVASVDRHAGACRLTAPEAPAPEETSNAKKPVKRP encoded by the coding sequence ATGCTGACTTATTTCCGTTATTCCTTACGCCATGTAAAGCGCATTTCGCGGCCAGCCATCATATTGCTGGCCGCCCACGCATTTTTCTGCCCGCAGGCAGGCCAGGCTGCGGAAATCTTGAAGCTGGGCTTCGTAACCTCGCTCAGCGGCGGCACGGCCAATCGAGGCCAGGATTTCGCGGACGGATTCAAGCTGGGACTGAAAGGCCTGGGCGGAAGGCTTGGCGGGGTCGAGACGGATTTGATCCTAATCGACGACCAGGGCCAGCCGGAAGCCGCCGTCAAGGCTGTCGGGCGCATGATCGAGCGCGAGCATGTGCATCTGATCAGCGGACCTGCGTCGCCGGAGACCGTTCTGGCGGTTGCGGCAGCGGTCAAAACAGATGGCGGCCCCTTATTCGTCAGCCCCGCCTTCGGACCCGTCTCGCTGGCCGGAGCGGATTGCCGTCTGGGTTTCTTCTCGCTGGTTCCCTCGGACGACGTGTTTGCGGAAACCTTGGCTCGCGCCTTGGCCAGTGAATCGCCGGGCGGCGCAGTGGCAGCCCTGATCCCCGCCAATGTCTTGCGGGCGGCTAGGCAGGCGGAAACCATGCGCGCCCTTCTGCCCGACCTGGAACTGCTTGAGACGGCGGCTGGCGAACTTGTTTTCGACAAATCCTTTCAGGCCATCAAGGCGAGCCAGCCCAGAAGCGTCGCGGTTCTGCTGGGCGGCGGCGTTGGCATTGGCTTTCTGCGCCAGATGCACGCCAAAAGTCTGAAAGGCGGCAAGACCGTTTACGTCGACTGGCCCTTGATGGAACCAGCCCATTTGCAGGCCCTGGGCGAAGCCGCCATCGGTTTAAGGACGATTGCGCCCTGGGCCGACGATGCCGAGAACCCCATAAGCCACAAATTCGCAACCGATTTCGAGGACGAATATAGAACGCCGCCGTCCAGTTTCGCAGCCCTCGGCTACGATCTGGCCCTGCTTCTCGATCAGGCCGTCAAGAACATGGGCGGCCGGGTGGCCGAGCGCAGCCAGTTCGCCAAGGCCTTGGCCAATTCCCAAGTGCAAGGCGCCAGAGGGCCGGTCCGCTTCGCCAACAATCACTTCGCGCTAACCCCCTTGCATCTGCGCGAGGGGATGCGCGACGCCAAGGGACGCCTGCTGGCTGGCCGCAAGTCGGCTGTTGTCGCCAGCGTCGACCGACATGCGGGGGCCTGCCGCCTGACGGCGCCCGAGGCTCCGGCGCCAGAAGAAACCAGCAACGCAAAGAAGCCCGTAAAACGGCCTTAG
- the paaX gene encoding phenylacetic acid degradation operon negative regulatory protein PaaX codes for MNAKPRLIALTHKLLAELKPRAKSLIVTVYGDAIGPHGGTVWLGNLIGLMEPLGMSERMVRTAVFRLIKDEWLKATPIGRRSTYGLTEIGWRRFEAAYRRIYAPLEIAWDGDWHLVLILTGGVSTERRDLLRNELAWQGFGQVGPNLLAHPNADAAELAATLDTHEMIDDVVVMKSRHVRPQGAQALKELVRESWDLDGLSKGYQGFLSRFKPVLDQLAAGEKPDSATAFALRILMLHDFRRVLLRDPLLPSELLPEKWAGTQARRLCKEIYTHLHEGAEAQLMNGLETAEGPLPPLHPSYFFRFGGILR; via the coding sequence GTGAATGCCAAGCCCCGTCTGATCGCCCTTACCCATAAGCTGCTTGCGGAGTTGAAGCCCCGGGCCAAGTCGCTGATCGTCACGGTCTATGGCGACGCCATCGGCCCGCATGGCGGCACGGTGTGGCTGGGCAACCTGATCGGGCTGATGGAGCCTTTGGGCATGTCCGAGCGCATGGTGCGCACGGCGGTTTTTCGTCTGATCAAGGACGAATGGCTGAAGGCGACCCCCATCGGGCGGCGTTCGACCTATGGCCTGACGGAAATCGGCTGGCGGCGCTTCGAGGCGGCTTACCGGCGCATTTACGCCCCCTTGGAAATCGCCTGGGACGGCGATTGGCATTTGGTGCTGATTTTGACAGGCGGCGTTTCGACCGAGCGGCGCGACCTGCTGCGCAACGAACTGGCTTGGCAGGGGTTCGGCCAAGTGGGGCCAAACTTGCTGGCGCATCCCAATGCGGACGCCGCCGAACTGGCGGCCACGCTGGACACGCATGAAATGATCGACGACGTGGTGGTGATGAAGTCGCGCCATGTGCGTCCCCAAGGCGCGCAGGCCCTGAAGGAACTGGTGCGCGAAAGCTGGGACCTGGACGGTCTGTCCAAGGGCTATCAGGGCTTTCTGTCCCGCTTCAAACCGGTTCTCGATCAGTTGGCGGCGGGCGAGAAACCAGATTCGGCCACCGCTTTTGCGCTTCGCATCTTGATGCTGCACGATTTTCGCCGGGTGCTGCTGCGCGATCCCTTGCTGCCCAGCGAACTGCTGCCCGAGAAATGGGCCGGAACCCAGGCCCGGCGGCTGTGCAAGGAGATTTACACCCATTTGCACGAAGGCGCCGAGGCGCAACTGATGAACGGATTGGAGACGGCGGAAGGCCCTCTGCCTCCCTTGCATCCATCCTATTTCTTCCGCTTTGGCGGCATCCTTCGCTAA
- a CDS encoding ABC transporter substrate-binding protein — MKSWKNLASAAAVALTASFGAAQAAEPIKIGAFLSATGPASFLGDPEKKVLEKYVAEYNKAGGIMGRKIDLILYDDAGAADKASSFVKRLIENDKVDVIVGGSTTGTTMAAVPLVEAAGVPFISLAGAVVIIEPVKKWVFKTPHTDRMAAEKIFTDMKKKGITKYAMISENAGFGKSGHDETLKVQGNYGMTLVADETYAPKDPDVTAQLTKIKNTPGVQAVINWGFGQSPAVVTKNYKQLGISAPLYQSHGVASKDYIKLAGDAAEGVRLPAAGLVVANQLPDSDMQKAVVVKFQKEYQADFKAEASTFAGHAFDGLQMALAAMQRAGGTDKAKVRDEIEKTSGYIGTGGTVHMSATDHMGLNLSAFHMVEIKKGDFALSN, encoded by the coding sequence ATGAAATCGTGGAAAAACCTTGCCTCGGCGGCTGCCGTGGCCCTGACCGCCTCTTTCGGCGCGGCCCAGGCGGCTGAACCCATCAAGATCGGCGCGTTCCTGTCGGCTACCGGCCCAGCCTCGTTCCTGGGCGACCCGGAAAAGAAGGTGTTGGAAAAGTACGTCGCCGAATACAACAAGGCGGGCGGCATCATGGGCCGCAAGATCGATCTGATCCTTTATGACGACGCGGGCGCCGCCGACAAGGCCTCCAGCTTCGTCAAGCGCCTGATCGAGAACGACAAAGTCGATGTGATCGTCGGCGGTTCGACCACCGGCACCACCATGGCGGCCGTTCCCCTGGTCGAGGCGGCGGGCGTGCCCTTCATTTCGCTGGCGGGCGCCGTCGTCATCATCGAGCCGGTGAAGAAGTGGGTCTTCAAGACCCCTCACACCGACCGCATGGCGGCTGAAAAGATCTTCACCGACATGAAGAAGAAGGGCATCACTAAATACGCCATGATTTCCGAGAACGCCGGTTTCGGCAAATCGGGCCATGACGAAACCTTGAAGGTGCAGGGCAATTACGGCATGACCCTGGTTGCCGACGAAACCTATGCCCCCAAGGACCCCGACGTCACGGCGCAGTTGACCAAGATCAAGAACACGCCGGGCGTTCAGGCCGTCATCAATTGGGGCTTTGGCCAAAGCCCGGCAGTGGTGACCAAAAACTACAAGCAGCTTGGCATTTCGGCGCCCCTGTACCAGTCGCACGGCGTGGCCTCGAAGGACTATATCAAGCTGGCTGGCGATGCCGCCGAAGGCGTTCGTCTGCCCGCCGCCGGTCTGGTGGTGGCCAACCAACTGCCTGACAGCGACATGCAAAAGGCCGTCGTCGTGAAATTCCAGAAGGAATATCAGGCCGACTTCAAGGCCGAAGCCTCGACCTTTGCCGGTCACGCCTTCGACGGTCTGCAAATGGCGCTGGCCGCCATGCAGCGCGCGGGCGGAACCGACAAGGCCAAGGTCAGGGACGAGATCGAGAAGACCTCGGGCTATATCGGCACCGGCGGCACCGTCCATATGAGCGCTACCGACCATATGGGCCTCAATCTCTCGGCCTTCCACATGGTCGAGATCAAGAAGGGCGACTTCGCTCTTAGCAACTGA
- a CDS encoding branched-chain amino acid ABC transporter permease, protein MLSAFLQFLISGVTVGAIYALCGLGFSIIYNASHVINFAQGEFIMIGAMSAVALVDAGVPMPLAIVLAILVTMAVGVLLEKLAVEPAKRASVTTLIIITIGASIFLRGLAQEVWDKNFHKLEPFTGEVPINLLGAVLMPQTLWVLGVAVIVILLLAWFFNRTLEGKAMLATSFNPLAAQLMGINTKRVLMISFALSAALGAIGGIVITPITFTAYDNGIMLGLKGFSAAVLGGLGNGMGAVVGGLVVGIAESMAAGYLSSAYKDAVAFVIILAVLIFLPNGLFGRKGTERV, encoded by the coding sequence ATGCTTTCGGCCTTTCTCCAATTCCTGATTTCAGGGGTGACCGTGGGCGCCATCTACGCGCTGTGCGGCCTTGGATTCTCGATCATCTACAACGCCAGCCACGTGATCAACTTCGCCCAGGGCGAGTTCATCATGATCGGCGCCATGAGCGCCGTGGCGCTGGTCGATGCGGGCGTGCCCATGCCGCTGGCCATCGTGCTGGCCATCCTGGTCACGATGGCCGTGGGCGTTCTGCTGGAGAAACTGGCCGTCGAACCGGCCAAGCGCGCCAGCGTCACCACGCTGATCATCATCACCATTGGCGCCTCCATTTTCCTGCGCGGTCTGGCCCAAGAAGTGTGGGACAAGAATTTCCATAAACTGGAACCCTTCACCGGCGAGGTGCCGATCAACCTTCTGGGCGCCGTCCTGATGCCGCAGACCCTGTGGGTTCTCGGCGTAGCGGTCATCGTCATTCTGCTTCTGGCTTGGTTCTTCAACCGCACGCTGGAAGGCAAGGCCATGCTGGCCACTTCGTTCAACCCGCTGGCCGCCCAATTGATGGGCATCAACACCAAGCGGGTCCTCATGATCAGCTTCGCCCTTTCGGCGGCCTTGGGCGCCATCGGCGGCATCGTGATCACGCCCATCACCTTCACCGCCTACGACAACGGCATCATGCTGGGGTTGAAGGGCTTCTCGGCCGCCGTTCTGGGCGGCCTTGGCAACGGCATGGGCGCCGTGGTGGGCGGTTTGGTCGTCGGCATCGCGGAATCGATGGCGGCTGGCTACCTGTCCAGCGCCTATAAAGACGCCGTGGCCTTCGTCATCATCCTGGCCGTGTTGATCTTCCTGCCCAACGGATTGTTCGGGCGCAAGGGAACGGAGCGCGTGTGA
- a CDS encoding branched-chain amino acid ABC transporter permease encodes MKGVSRWAGLGALAVFLAVLPQALPNNYYVDIAVLAGFNAIICVGLNLLIGYAGQISLGHAGFFGLGAYSSAVLVTHHGWSPVLALLAGAVLVGLIAFAIARPILKLKGHYLAMATLGIGIIISIVINTEAGVTGGPDGIAAGPFTLGGFTLQGERDWYWVVACLLLLTIWLATNLVDSPVGRALRALHGSEVGAEVVGVDTTRYKVMVFVVSAVIASVAGSLFAHYVPQLTPTKADFFKSIELVTMVVFGGMASTFGALVGAAFLTTLPQFLTVFEDYEPIILGGIMMGTMIFMPKGLVPTIAAFIQRRRS; translated from the coding sequence ATGAAGGGCGTGTCTCGCTGGGCAGGACTTGGCGCCCTGGCCGTTTTTCTGGCCGTGCTGCCGCAAGCGCTGCCCAATAATTATTACGTCGACATCGCCGTGCTGGCCGGGTTCAACGCCATCATCTGCGTCGGCCTTAATCTTCTGATCGGCTATGCGGGCCAGATCAGCCTGGGCCATGCGGGCTTCTTCGGCCTGGGGGCCTATAGTTCGGCGGTGCTGGTCACGCATCACGGCTGGTCGCCCGTGCTGGCGCTGCTGGCCGGCGCCGTCCTGGTGGGCTTGATCGCCTTTGCCATCGCGCGCCCGATCCTCAAGCTGAAGGGCCATTATCTGGCCATGGCCACGCTGGGCATCGGCATCATCATTTCCATCGTCATCAACACCGAGGCGGGCGTCACCGGCGGACCCGACGGCATCGCGGCGGGTCCCTTCACCCTGGGCGGCTTTACCCTGCAAGGCGAGCGCGACTGGTATTGGGTGGTGGCCTGCCTGTTGCTGCTGACCATCTGGCTGGCCACCAATCTGGTCGATTCGCCGGTTGGCCGGGCCTTGCGCGCCCTGCACGGCTCCGAGGTGGGCGCCGAAGTGGTGGGCGTCGATACCACGCGCTACAAGGTCATGGTCTTCGTGGTCTCGGCCGTCATCGCCAGCGTGGCGGGCAGCCTGTTCGCCCACTATGTTCCGCAACTGACGCCGACCAAGGCCGACTTCTTCAAGTCGATCGAGCTGGTCACCATGGTTGTCTTCGGCGGCATGGCCTCCACTTTCGGCGCCTTGGTGGGCGCCGCCTTCCTGACCACCTTGCCGCAATTCCTGACCGTGTTCGAAGATTACGAGCCGATCATCCTGGGCGGCATCATGATGGGCACCATGATCTTCATGCCCAAGGGGCTGGTTCCGACCATCGCCGCCTTCATCCAGCGGAGGCGCTCATGA
- a CDS encoding ABC transporter ATP-binding protein: MTLLRVENLSKEFGGIHAVSELSFVINPGTIHSIIGPNGAGKTTLFNLITGVYTPSLGTILFDDKSTAGKAPYELAKRGMSRTFQNLQIFFNMTAIENVMVGRHLHLDQRFLPSLLRLPGIAKSDALAREKSAELMRFVGLEAYLDADADAMPYGALKRLEIARALAAEPKLLLLDEPAAGLNATESREIDEVIVKVAQSGVTVVLVEHDMKMVMGISDHILVLDYGKKLAEGTPTEVRNNPAVVAAYLGGAH; this comes from the coding sequence ATGACGCTCCTTCGGGTCGAAAACCTAAGCAAGGAATTCGGCGGCATTCATGCCGTGTCGGAATTGTCCTTCGTCATCAATCCGGGAACCATTCATTCGATCATCGGCCCCAATGGTGCTGGCAAGACCACGCTGTTCAACCTGATCACCGGCGTCTACACGCCCAGCCTGGGCACGATATTGTTCGACGACAAATCGACGGCGGGCAAGGCGCCCTACGAATTGGCCAAGCGCGGCATGTCGCGCACCTTCCAGAATTTGCAGATATTCTTCAACATGACGGCCATTGAAAACGTCATGGTGGGCAGGCATCTGCATCTGGACCAACGCTTCTTGCCCTCGCTATTGCGCCTGCCCGGCATTGCCAAATCTGACGCTCTGGCCCGCGAGAAATCGGCGGAACTGATGCGCTTCGTGGGCCTGGAAGCCTATCTCGACGCCGATGCTGACGCCATGCCCTACGGCGCACTCAAGCGCCTGGAAATCGCCAGAGCCTTGGCGGCCGAACCCAAGCTGTTGCTGCTGGATGAACCGGCCGCCGGATTGAACGCCACGGAAAGCCGCGAAATCGACGAGGTGATCGTGAAGGTGGCGCAAAGCGGCGTTACCGTGGTGCTGGTCGAACATGACATGAAGATGGTGATGGGCATTTCAGACCATATTCTGGTGTTGGATTACGGCAAGAAGCTGGCCGAGGGCACGCCCACCGAGGTGCGCAACAACCCCGCCGTGGTGGCCGCCTATCTGGGGGGTGCCCACTGA
- a CDS encoding ABC transporter ATP-binding protein, whose translation MMEIRGMVSHYGRIQALSGIDLKIEKGELVALVGANGAGKTTMLRAISGVQPMSQGAVWFEGQDITRRKPSDRVAMGIAQVPEGRQIFGPLSIEDNLKLGAYRRRGPDVAADLEKVYAQFPILKQRRDQPAGNLSGGQQQMLAIGRALMSHPKLLLLDEPSMGLSPLLVEEIFRTVVELKSQGTTIFLVEQNATAALAIADRGYVLETGKVVLQGTGRELLSNDQVKAAYLGGV comes from the coding sequence ATGATGGAAATTCGCGGAATGGTCAGCCACTATGGCCGCATTCAGGCCCTTTCCGGCATCGACCTGAAGATCGAAAAAGGCGAGCTGGTGGCCCTGGTCGGCGCCAACGGAGCGGGAAAAACCACCATGCTGCGCGCCATCTCGGGCGTGCAGCCGATGAGCCAGGGCGCCGTCTGGTTCGAAGGCCAGGACATCACAAGGCGCAAACCGTCCGATCGCGTCGCCATGGGAATCGCCCAGGTGCCGGAGGGCCGTCAGATTTTCGGGCCTCTGTCGATCGAAGACAATCTGAAGCTGGGCGCCTATCGCCGCCGAGGCCCAGACGTCGCCGCCGATTTGGAAAAGGTCTACGCCCAATTCCCGATCCTGAAACAGCGCCGCGACCAGCCTGCGGGCAATCTGTCGGGCGGCCAGCAGCAAATGCTGGCCATTGGCCGGGCGCTGATGAGCCATCCCAAGCTGCTGCTGCTCGATGAGCCGTCGATGGGCCTGTCGCCCTTGCTGGTCGAGGAAATCTTTCGCACCGTGGTCGAACTGAAATCGCAAGGCACCACCATTTTCCTGGTCGAGCAGAACGCCACGGCGGCCCTGGCCATCGCCGATCGCGGCTATGTCTTGGAAACCGGCAAGGTCGTGCTGCAGGGCACAGGGCGCGAATTGCTATCCAACGATCAGGTCAAGGCCGCCTATCTGGGCGGCGTGTAG
- a CDS encoding 6-phosphofructokinase, which yields MLEGKILVAQGGGPTAVINQSLAGVVIEARKFSTVTQVYGAYHGVRGIVNEDFIDLTQETTNNLELVANTPASALGSTRDKPDLAYCQEIFKVCKAHEITTFFYIGGNDSSDTARIVSEEASKAGYNLRCFHIPKTIDNDLVINDHTPGFGSAARFVASAFAGVNLDNRALPSVYIGVVMGRHAGFLTAASALGRKYNADGPHLIYLPEKNFSLDRFIADVKRVHDEHGRCIVAVSEGIHDETGEPIISKLMQKIERDAHGNVQLSGTGALADLLTDHVKKTLGVKRVRGDTFGYLQRSFLGCVSDVDQREAREVGEKAVQYARWRDSDGSVVIERTGFYSVEYHLKRLDEIGGKTKVMPDNFIVPEGNNVTRDFLMYCRPLIGSGMPDAFHLRNYRVPKILKQ from the coding sequence ATGTTGGAAGGCAAAATTCTGGTGGCGCAGGGCGGCGGCCCGACGGCGGTCATCAACCAGTCGCTGGCAGGCGTGGTCATCGAGGCGCGCAAGTTTTCGACCGTGACGCAGGTTTACGGCGCCTATCACGGCGTGCGCGGCATCGTGAACGAAGACTTCATCGACCTGACGCAGGAAACCACCAACAATCTGGAACTGGTGGCCAACACGCCCGCTTCCGCCCTGGGTTCCACCCGCGACAAGCCTGACTTGGCCTATTGCCAGGAAATCTTCAAGGTCTGCAAGGCCCACGAAATCACCACCTTCTTTTATATTGGCGGCAACGATTCCTCGGACACCGCCCGGATCGTCTCGGAAGAAGCCAGCAAGGCTGGCTACAATCTGCGCTGCTTCCACATTCCCAAAACCATCGACAACGATCTGGTGATCAACGACCACACGCCGGGCTTCGGCTCGGCGGCCCGTTTCGTGGCGTCAGCCTTCGCAGGCGTCAATCTCGACAACCGCGCCCTGCCGTCCGTCTATATCGGCGTCGTCATGGGCCGGCATGCGGGCTTTCTGACCGCCGCCTCGGCCTTGGGCCGCAAATACAATGCCGACGGCCCGCATCTGATCTATCTGCCCGAGAAGAATTTCAGCCTGGACCGTTTCATCGCCGACGTGAAGCGCGTTCACGACGAGCATGGGCGCTGCATCGTCGCTGTTTCCGAAGGCATTCACGACGAAACGGGCGAGCCGATCATCAGCAAGCTGATGCAAAAAATCGAACGCGACGCGCATGGCAACGTGCAATTGTCGGGCACCGGGGCGCTGGCCGACCTTCTGACCGATCATGTCAAGAAGACGCTGGGCGTCAAACGCGTGCGCGGCGACACGTTCGGCTATCTGCAACGCTCCTTCCTGGGTTGCGTTTCCGACGTCGATCAGCGAGAAGCCCGCGAGGTTGGCGAAAAGGCCGTGCAGTACGCGCGCTGGCGCGATTCGGACGGTTCGGTGGTCATCGAGCGCACCGGCTTCTATTCAGTGGAATATCACCTGAAGCGCCTCGACGAAATCGGCGGCAAAACCAAGGTGATGCCCGACAATTTCATCGTGCCCGAGGGCAACAACGTGACCCGCGACTTCCTGATGTATTGTCGCCCGCTGATCGGTTCGGGCATGCCCGACGCCTTCCATTTGCGCAATTACAGGGTGCCCAAAATCCTGAAGCAATGA
- a CDS encoding pentapeptide repeat-containing protein has product MARTLFQRQRTSEVLSTSSMAEAVLHLMASPVSACLVGVAENEPGGVEFLRWLRDRKASPCPDVPVTALTDSKNPAFIQKICRFGIEGLLRKPVSQEGLTRRVSQMIIEPKRMVIAPGYLGPDRRIIDNSEAFGGPERRRPSEPILAEDRPRPAVVMAPAAKRPEPPKAPTTPIAQAPKQASNPVAPVPLSPIPAPDRPKAPQAPPLTVAAKPAAAPAAPVSAAPKPATPAVAAAIAALPPLPPVPQFKQAAAPEAKPAPAKTSAPAPVAKPAAAIAVHKPVGAGTKLELGEAPPLAAKTAGTKLDMGAPPVQAAKPAMVAAAPVPPPAAPAPPPRPKVKPVKLAFDLNGVLDAHRTWVLSRGTEGGRAALSRQVMVGVDLSGAILTQADLTYCRMTGAECSEARLDGADLRYAEMAGADLTEAVLGAARLRHVNLEGAKLKGANLRGADLSGADLRGADLEGAQMHGAIMLDTMINDTDLSSAEGLTQAQINKTRRNMQTKLPPGVRLNLGEDEPAMAAAAT; this is encoded by the coding sequence ATGGCCCGAACCTTGTTCCAGCGCCAACGCACCAGCGAAGTCCTGAGCACCTCCTCGATGGCCGAAGCGGTGCTGCATCTGATGGCGTCGCCGGTCAGCGCCTGTCTGGTCGGGGTGGCCGAAAACGAGCCGGGCGGCGTCGAATTCCTGCGCTGGCTGCGCGACCGCAAGGCAAGCCCCTGCCCGGATGTGCCGGTGACGGCCTTGACCGATTCCAAGAACCCCGCCTTCATCCAGAAAATCTGTCGCTTCGGCATTGAGGGTTTGCTGCGCAAACCAGTCTCGCAGGAGGGGCTGACCAGACGCGTCAGCCAGATGATCATCGAACCGAAGCGCATGGTGATCGCGCCGGGCTATCTGGGACCCGACCGGCGGATCATTGACAACAGCGAGGCTTTTGGCGGACCAGAACGGCGACGCCCATCGGAACCTATCTTGGCCGAGGATCGTCCAAGACCCGCCGTCGTGATGGCCCCCGCTGCAAAGCGGCCCGAGCCGCCCAAAGCCCCAACCACGCCAATCGCGCAAGCGCCAAAGCAGGCCAGCAATCCTGTTGCGCCCGTCCCCCTATCGCCGATCCCTGCGCCCGACAGGCCCAAGGCTCCGCAAGCGCCGCCCCTGACCGTTGCCGCCAAACCGGCGGCTGCGCCTGCAGCCCCAGTGTCCGCCGCGCCAAAACCAGCAACCCCAGCGGTCGCCGCGGCAATTGCCGCCTTGCCGCCGCTGCCCCCGGTACCGCAATTCAAGCAGGCTGCAGCGCCCGAAGCAAAGCCAGCGCCCGCCAAAACGTCGGCCCCGGCCCCCGTCGCCAAACCAGCCGCCGCCATTGCTGTCCACAAGCCAGTCGGCGCGGGCACGAAGCTGGAACTGGGCGAAGCGCCGCCCCTGGCCGCGAAAACCGCCGGGACAAAATTGGACATGGGCGCGCCGCCCGTTCAAGCAGCCAAACCCGCGATGGTTGCCGCCGCGCCAGTTCCGCCGCCCGCCGCCCCTGCCCCACCACCCAGGCCCAAGGTAAAGCCGGTCAAACTGGCCTTCGACCTGAACGGCGTTCTGGACGCGCACCGCACTTGGGTTCTGTCGCGCGGCACTGAAGGGGGACGGGCCGCCCTTTCCCGCCAGGTGATGGTGGGGGTCGATCTGTCGGGCGCCATTCTGACCCAGGCCGACCTGACCTATTGCCGCATGACGGGCGCGGAATGTTCCGAGGCCCGCCTGGACGGCGCCGATTTGCGCTATGCCGAGATGGCGGGGGCCGACTTGACCGAAGCGGTGCTGGGGGCTGCGCGCCTGCGCCACGTCAATCTGGAGGGCGCCAAGCTGAAAGGCGCCAATCTGCGCGGCGCCGATCTATCGGGCGCCGACCTGCGCGGCGCCGATTTGGAAGGGGCGCAGATGCATGGCGCCATCATGCTAGATACGATGATCAACGACACCGATCTTTCCTCGGCCGAAGGTTTGACCCAGGCCCAGATCAACAAGACCAGGCGCAATATGCAAACCAAACTGCCGCCGGGCGTGCGCCTGAATCTGGGCGAAGACGAACCGGCCATGGCGGCGGCGGCGACGTGA